A stretch of Aristophania vespae DNA encodes these proteins:
- a CDS encoding SPOR domain-containing protein, with product MGGALIIVVLLLLAVGGWSLIGNRHHGVPVIAPPPLAVRDRPADPGGMQVMSDDTVKSDVTGKGQVHLAPPTEQPDERVLARKSEQPVQSQFPVDKISKPLQSDIPPVQSVPGPSAPSEPESASVSKIQKSAPVVKKAEVKTSQEARHLPPPKAVTHTGSFQVQLVALEGKEKARQAWQQLQRRVPNILGHKTPLYSQVLHNGRSFTRVRIGGFADLKASKAFCAQLKAHSVTCAPASF from the coding sequence ATGGGGGGTGCGCTGATCATTGTCGTCCTTCTGCTTTTGGCTGTTGGAGGGTGGTCTCTTATCGGAAATCGTCACCACGGGGTGCCTGTGATTGCGCCACCGCCTTTAGCTGTGCGTGATCGTCCGGCTGACCCAGGTGGAATGCAGGTTATGAGTGATGATACGGTTAAAAGTGATGTTACTGGTAAAGGGCAGGTGCATCTTGCTCCTCCTACTGAGCAACCAGATGAACGCGTTTTAGCTCGTAAAAGTGAGCAGCCCGTTCAGTCACAATTCCCTGTAGATAAAATATCAAAACCGTTACAAAGCGATATTCCGCCTGTTCAATCGGTGCCTGGTCCTTCTGCTCCGTCAGAGCCCGAATCGGCATCTGTATCCAAAATCCAAAAAAGCGCGCCAGTGGTTAAAAAAGCTGAGGTTAAAACCTCGCAAGAAGCGCGTCATTTACCGCCGCCTAAGGCAGTAACTCATACTGGCTCCTTCCAGGTTCAGCTTGTTGCGCTGGAGGGTAAAGAAAAAGCACGTCAAGCGTGGCAGCAGCTTCAACGGCGTGTTCCAAATATATTGGGCCATAAAACGCCCCTTTATAGTCAGGTTTTACATAATGGCCGCAGCTTTACACGTGTAAGGATCGGTGGTTTCGCTGATCTTAAAGCGTCAAAAGCTTTTTGTGCTCAATTAAAAGCTCATTCTGTTACCTGTGCCCCTGCGTCTTTTTAG
- the scpB gene encoding SMC-Scp complex subunit ScpB, which produces MTFRDEDKNHIISLVEAYLFASADPISSKTLLSYLAAQNYHLESEELSLILEGLEERLNGHAFELCAVARGWQFRTKKEFASALTKIIEKPRRLTRGAMETLAVVAFHQPCTRAEIEAIRGVSLGQNILDTLIEEGLMTPKGRKEVPGRPVLWGTTPKFLKLFGLNSLSDLPKKEELVLDPATAENNEVIMPVIAQARKNKDV; this is translated from the coding sequence ATGACGTTTAGAGATGAAGACAAAAACCATATTATAAGTTTGGTCGAGGCTTATCTTTTTGCGAGTGCTGACCCTATTTCTAGTAAAACGCTGCTTTCTTATTTGGCAGCACAGAATTATCATTTAGAAAGTGAAGAGCTTTCTCTTATTCTTGAGGGGCTTGAGGAGCGTTTAAATGGTCATGCCTTTGAGCTTTGCGCTGTGGCACGTGGCTGGCAATTCCGTACCAAAAAAGAATTTGCTTCTGCTTTGACAAAAATAATAGAAAAACCGCGTCGTTTAACGCGCGGGGCTATGGAGACATTGGCCGTGGTCGCTTTTCATCAACCTTGCACAAGAGCCGAGATCGAGGCTATCAGGGGGGTAAGTCTTGGTCAGAATATTCTTGATACTCTCATTGAAGAAGGATTGATGACGCCGAAAGGACGTAAAGAAGTACCAGGACGGCCTGTTTTATGGGGTACAACACCAAAATTTTTAAAATTATTTGGTCTTAATTCTTTAAGCGATCTTCCTAAAAAAGAAGAACTTGTTTTGGACCCGGCTACAGCCGAAAATAACGAGGTTATTATGCCTGTTATTGCTCAGGCCAGGAAAAACAAAGATGTTTGA
- the tatC gene encoding twin-arginine translocase subunit TatC, producing MTDDQNPIHDKSMPLIDHIIELRRRLIWSLATFIIAFGICYHFSGDIYRFLAAPLAEIMRQKGEQPHLIYTALYEAFFTYVRVGVFGALFLSFPMIAIQIWIFIAPGLYRNEKKAFAPFLVATPVLFLLGAALAYYLVFPFAWKFFLSFQQSGGTDQMGIELQARVSEYLNLVTKMILAFGVCFELPVALTLIVKAGLVKTASLKKVRRYAYVAAFAVAAVVAPPDAITMLSLAIPLVCLYEFSILAAKLVEPRRLEDEEETSSESNISGGVP from the coding sequence ATGACTGACGATCAAAACCCGATTCATGATAAATCTATGCCGCTCATAGATCATATTATTGAACTAAGACGTCGGTTAATCTGGTCACTGGCAACATTTATTATTGCCTTTGGTATTTGCTATCATTTTTCTGGCGATATTTATCGTTTTTTAGCGGCACCTTTGGCTGAAATAATGCGCCAAAAGGGCGAGCAGCCTCATCTTATTTATACAGCTTTATATGAAGCCTTTTTTACCTATGTTCGCGTAGGTGTTTTTGGCGCTTTATTTTTATCTTTTCCCATGATTGCTATCCAGATCTGGATTTTTATTGCTCCAGGTCTTTATCGCAATGAGAAAAAAGCTTTTGCACCTTTTTTAGTGGCAACACCTGTCTTATTTTTACTGGGAGCAGCCTTAGCTTATTATTTAGTATTTCCCTTTGCATGGAAGTTTTTTCTCTCCTTCCAGCAATCAGGGGGGACAGATCAAATGGGCATTGAGTTACAGGCTCGCGTTTCAGAATATTTAAATCTGGTGACAAAAATGATTCTGGCTTTTGGTGTCTGCTTCGAATTGCCAGTTGCCCTAACATTAATTGTCAAAGCTGGGTTGGTAAAAACGGCTTCATTAAAAAAGGTGCGCCGATATGCTTATGTTGCAGCCTTTGCTGTAGCGGCCGTTGTGGCTCCACCCGATGCAATTACAATGTTGAGCCTCGCAATCCCGTTAGTCTGTTTATATGAATTTTCAATCCTTGCGGCCAAATTAGTTGAGCCGCGTCGTCTGGAGGACGAAGAAGAAACGTCCTCAGAAAGTAATATAAGTGGGGGAGTTCCTTAA
- the argS gene encoding arginine--tRNA ligase — translation MPTSSEISKASDCLFSQMLEKVVNCLESIEPTLPKEILGRIEVTPTRDPAHGDMATNAALLVAKPARCKPRDIAEKLAHALRDIPEIEKAEIAGPGFVNLTLKVSVWQNVVSNILLKGDKDYGRSRLGQGKRANVEYVSANPTGPMHVGHCRGAVVGDALANLLSKAGYEVTKEYYINDAGTQVIALTWATYWRYLQAINIDIPAEDFDKLAPNGLQYQGDYLIPVGKFLADKFGRSLAGDNNGVGPESLWFETVRQTALDHMMMAIKEDLAALGIHHDIFSSEASVLAEGDVNQAITKLQDKGLLYEGVLEPPKGKLPDDWEARPQTLFRSTDFGDDTDRALRKADGTNTYFANDIGFHARKAQRSDLLIDVLGADHGGYVSRMKAAISALTDGKTEFEAVLCQIVRVVKDGEPVRMSKRAGTFITLRDLLDEVGRDAVRFIMLTRKADAQMEFDLNAAVAQTRDNPVFYVNYAHARCCSVLRHGIEIYGQERVSEKALSQIDLSSLTAPEEIAVLRRLAALPRQIEAAASVREPHRIATYSIDLASDFHALWNRGRENASLRFIQEDAPEQTFARLALVAAIAITIRAGLNILGVQALEELR, via the coding sequence ATGCCAACTTCCTCTGAAATCTCTAAAGCCTCTGATTGTCTTTTTTCGCAGATGTTAGAGAAGGTGGTAAACTGCCTGGAAAGCATTGAACCTACCCTGCCAAAAGAGATTTTAGGACGTATCGAAGTTACGCCAACGCGTGATCCTGCTCATGGTGATATGGCAACCAATGCAGCTTTATTGGTTGCTAAACCAGCTCGTTGTAAACCACGTGATATCGCTGAAAAGTTAGCTCATGCACTCAGAGATATTCCTGAAATTGAAAAAGCAGAAATTGCAGGGCCTGGCTTTGTTAATCTCACCCTCAAGGTATCTGTTTGGCAAAATGTCGTTTCGAACATTTTGTTAAAAGGGGATAAAGACTATGGCCGCTCCCGGTTAGGGCAGGGAAAACGGGCTAATGTTGAATATGTTTCGGCTAATCCGACTGGCCCTATGCATGTTGGACATTGCCGAGGTGCCGTCGTTGGTGATGCTCTAGCAAATCTCCTGTCTAAAGCAGGTTATGAGGTTACAAAAGAATATTATATTAATGATGCTGGCACCCAAGTCATTGCTTTAACTTGGGCAACTTATTGGCGTTACCTCCAGGCCATTAATATCGATATTCCTGCCGAGGATTTTGATAAATTAGCACCTAATGGGCTTCAATATCAGGGTGATTATTTAATCCCTGTCGGTAAATTTTTGGCAGATAAATTTGGGCGTTCTCTAGCTGGTGATAATAATGGGGTTGGCCCTGAATCATTGTGGTTTGAGACAGTGCGCCAGACAGCACTTGATCACATGATGATGGCCATTAAAGAAGATTTGGCAGCCCTTGGTATTCATCATGATATTTTCTCAAGCGAAGCTTCGGTTCTGGCAGAGGGTGATGTGAATCAAGCCATCACAAAGCTTCAGGATAAAGGGCTTTTATATGAAGGTGTGTTAGAGCCGCCTAAAGGAAAGCTACCTGATGACTGGGAAGCTCGTCCTCAAACTTTGTTCCGGTCAACTGATTTTGGCGATGATACTGACCGTGCCCTGCGTAAGGCTGATGGGACCAATACATATTTTGCGAATGATATAGGATTTCATGCGCGCAAAGCACAACGTTCTGATTTGCTGATTGACGTTTTAGGGGCTGATCACGGGGGATATGTTTCTCGTATGAAGGCGGCCATCTCGGCCCTAACTGACGGTAAAACAGAGTTTGAAGCTGTATTATGTCAAATAGTGCGGGTGGTAAAAGACGGCGAACCAGTTCGTATGTCTAAAAGAGCAGGCACCTTTATAACATTGCGTGACCTTCTGGATGAAGTGGGACGTGATGCCGTGCGCTTTATTATGCTCACGCGTAAGGCCGATGCTCAAATGGAGTTCGATCTTAACGCAGCCGTTGCGCAGACACGCGATAATCCTGTTTTTTATGTTAATTATGCTCATGCGCGGTGCTGCTCTGTCCTGCGGCATGGCATAGAAATCTATGGTCAGGAGCGTGTCAGTGAAAAAGCTCTTTCGCAAATAGATCTGTCGAGCTTAACAGCGCCAGAAGAAATAGCAGTGCTACGTCGTCTTGCCGCGTTACCGCGGCAGATAGAGGCGGCAGCTTCGGTGCGTGAACCACATCGTATTGCAACATATTCCATCGATCTGGCATCTGATTTCCATGCTCTGTGGAATCGGGGCCGTGAGAACGCAAGTCTCCGCTTTATTCAGGAAGATGCACCTGAGCAAACTTTTGCTCGCTTGGCACTTGTGGCTGCGATTGCCATAACCATAAGAGCAGGTTTGAATATTCTCGGAGTACAGGCTCTGGAGGAACTACGCTAA
- a CDS encoding segregation and condensation protein A, whose translation MTEKLHLSLDGYEGPLDLLLELARQQKVDLAQISVLQLAEQFLAVVEEAKREAQLSRLELTADWLVMAAWLTWLKSRLLLPHLEAESEEAAEMLHERLAELEYMKALIKWLENQPQLGVSVFERPISENHNHIDRSCLKAEFSSLIASYLTSRRRTHKKRVYKPRAFNYWSVQKARDILSRLLGQPYSDKWQSLTMLLPTLSELSAIEAKAAIAGAFMAGLEMARSGVLELRQETSFALIEWRGCNDV comes from the coding sequence GTGACAGAAAAGCTTCACCTTTCTTTAGATGGTTATGAAGGTCCGTTAGATCTTCTATTGGAGCTTGCGCGACAGCAGAAGGTCGATTTAGCTCAAATTTCGGTCCTGCAACTTGCAGAACAGTTTTTGGCTGTTGTGGAAGAGGCCAAACGTGAAGCGCAACTTTCACGTTTGGAGCTAACAGCTGATTGGCTTGTTATGGCAGCCTGGCTCACATGGCTTAAGTCTCGACTTCTTCTCCCTCATCTGGAAGCAGAAAGTGAAGAAGCTGCTGAAATGCTCCATGAGCGTTTGGCAGAACTTGAATATATGAAGGCGCTTATAAAATGGCTAGAAAATCAGCCTCAATTGGGAGTTTCCGTTTTTGAGCGGCCTATTTCTGAAAATCATAACCATATAGATCGCTCGTGCCTTAAAGCAGAATTTTCGTCTCTTATTGCATCTTACTTAACATCTCGGAGAAGAACTCACAAAAAGCGCGTCTATAAGCCACGTGCTTTTAATTATTGGAGTGTTCAAAAAGCACGAGATATTTTGTCGCGCTTACTAGGGCAGCCTTATAGTGATAAATGGCAGTCATTGACCATGTTGCTACCTACTTTATCTGAGCTAAGCGCAATAGAAGCAAAAGCTGCCATTGCTGGAGCCTTTATGGCGGGGCTGGAAATGGCCAGGTCAGGAGTATTGGAACTAAGGCAGGAAACTAGCTTTGCTCTCATTGAGTGGCGGGGTTGCAATGACGTTTAG
- a CDS encoding twin-arginine translocase subunit TatB: MFDFSWTEIALFAVVVLIFIKPKDLPIAMRTLSKGIKALRRMAGEFQQHIDDMVREADLSEARDQLKELRQFNIKDQVTRAIDPDKKMRQSLDLNESELDYHHVEASPPLPKVPEPDSHKPGGELPYNARLQAQAEALEKAPAIIPQPRLSV, from the coding sequence ATGTTTGACTTTAGCTGGACTGAAATTGCGCTTTTCGCTGTCGTCGTTCTGATTTTTATCAAGCCCAAAGATTTGCCAATAGCGATGAGGACTTTATCCAAAGGAATCAAAGCTCTTAGACGGATGGCAGGCGAGTTTCAGCAGCATATTGATGATATGGTGCGAGAGGCTGATCTTTCAGAAGCGCGAGATCAACTCAAGGAACTGCGTCAATTTAATATTAAAGACCAGGTAACGCGCGCGATTGATCCTGATAAAAAAATGAGGCAATCGCTTGATTTAAATGAGTCCGAGCTAGATTATCATCACGTAGAGGCTTCGCCTCCTTTACCTAAAGTGCCAGAACCAGATAGCCATAAGCCTGGGGGAGAGCTTCCTTATAATGCCAGGCTTCAGGCTCAGGCGGAGGCTTTGGAAAAAGCACCTGCCATTATCCCCCAACCACGGCTGTCCGTTTGA